A portion of the Rhodococcus pseudokoreensis genome contains these proteins:
- a CDS encoding SRPBCC family protein: MGQVSASSSITVAATPEKALAALTDYETVRPRILSEQYLDYRVLEGGQGGGTVAQWTLKATEKRSRDIKATVTVAGNTITETDANSSLVTTWVVAPSGSGSTVTTTTEWKGAGGIGGFFEKTFAPLGLKKIQGQVLANLERELG, encoded by the coding sequence GTGGGCCAGGTCAGCGCGAGCAGTTCGATCACCGTCGCAGCCACACCGGAGAAGGCGCTCGCGGCTTTGACGGACTACGAGACGGTGCGTCCGCGCATCCTCTCGGAGCAGTACCTGGACTACCGCGTCCTGGAGGGCGGGCAGGGCGGCGGCACCGTCGCGCAGTGGACGCTGAAGGCCACCGAGAAGCGGTCCCGCGACATCAAGGCGACGGTCACGGTGGCGGGCAACACGATCACCGAGACGGACGCGAACTCGTCGCTCGTCACCACCTGGGTCGTCGCGCCGAGTGGCAGCGGTTCGACGGTCACCACGACCACCGAGTGGAAGGGTGCGGGCGGCATCGGCGGCTTCTTCGAGAAGACGTTCGCCCCGCTGGGTCTGAAGAAGATCCAGGGGCAGGTGCTGGCGAACCTCGAGCGCGAACTCGGCTGA
- a CDS encoding type 1 glutamine amidotransferase encodes MPDSTVRIGLVLPDVMGTYGDGGNALILRQRLRMRGYDAEIVEITLNDPVPESLDVYTLGGAEDSAQRLATRHLAKYPGLQKAAERGAPVLAICAAIQVLGNWYETSSGERVDGVSMLDVTTSPQATRSIGEVITTPQIDGLAQPLTGFENHRGGTTLGAGARGLARVTHGVGNGVGDGLEGVVQGSVIGTYMHGPALARNPELADLLLKRALGVDELAPLDLPEVEQLRRERLRV; translated from the coding sequence ATGCCTGACTCGACCGTCCGCATCGGCCTGGTGCTGCCCGACGTGATGGGCACCTACGGCGACGGCGGCAACGCCCTCATCCTCCGGCAGCGACTGCGCATGCGCGGCTACGACGCGGAGATCGTCGAGATCACGCTGAACGACCCGGTCCCGGAGTCGCTCGACGTGTACACGCTCGGCGGTGCCGAGGACTCGGCGCAGCGCCTCGCCACCCGGCACCTCGCCAAGTACCCCGGACTGCAGAAGGCCGCCGAACGCGGCGCCCCCGTCCTGGCGATCTGCGCCGCCATCCAGGTGCTCGGCAACTGGTACGAGACGTCGAGCGGCGAACGCGTCGACGGTGTATCGATGCTCGACGTCACCACGTCCCCGCAGGCGACGCGGTCCATCGGCGAGGTGATCACGACCCCGCAGATCGACGGGTTGGCACAGCCACTGACGGGGTTCGAAAACCACCGCGGCGGAACTACACTCGGCGCCGGAGCCCGCGGCCTGGCCCGAGTCACGCACGGTGTCGGCAACGGTGTCGGAGACGGACTCGAAGGCGTCGTCCAGGGTTCCGTGATCGGCACCTACATGCACGGACCCGCGCTCGCCCGCAACCCCGAACTCGCCGACCTGCTGCTGAAGCGGGCGCTGGGCGTCGACGAACTCGCCCCCCTCGACCTGCCGGAGGTCGAGCAACTGCGCCGGGAGCGCCTGCGCGTCTAG
- a CDS encoding type IV toxin-antitoxin system AbiEi family antitoxin domain-containing protein, with the protein MNHDSWQALLDAQDSVVTTAQLRAHGVSATALRHRVVTGQWLRVLPRVIAVTNGPLTRPMALSAALLYGGGRAILSHRTAAEEWGMLRVDDLTAPVHITVPYKCSAVNQGPTVRTPGGPRPTSAGNALVHGGVVVHRSRAFGHIAVPFRQPRTSKADTVFDLAVSEETPKEAAARLIEAATNGKVHVDALRRKLELRRPYRHATDIADAVTLLGDGVQSVLEHRYALDVERSHGLPAGKRQMPHVVDGRILYEDVDYSPTGVPLIVRLDGQQYHSGRQSRFRDRRRDNAAELADRPRLVYGWDETTRDPCGVFEEVRRVLVREGWPDTTHRCPACPRE; encoded by the coding sequence ATGAACCACGACTCATGGCAAGCGCTTCTCGACGCCCAGGACAGCGTCGTCACCACGGCACAGCTACGGGCGCACGGCGTCAGTGCCACCGCACTCCGGCACCGGGTGGTCACCGGCCAATGGTTGAGGGTGCTGCCCCGGGTCATCGCGGTGACGAACGGCCCGCTCACGCGCCCGATGGCCCTCTCCGCCGCGCTTCTCTACGGCGGCGGTCGCGCGATCCTCAGCCACCGGACCGCGGCCGAGGAGTGGGGGATGCTCCGCGTCGACGACCTGACCGCTCCCGTCCACATCACCGTGCCCTACAAGTGCTCGGCGGTGAATCAGGGGCCGACGGTACGGACACCCGGCGGTCCACGCCCGACCTCCGCCGGAAACGCCCTCGTGCACGGCGGCGTCGTGGTCCATCGGTCCCGGGCATTCGGGCACATCGCCGTCCCGTTTCGCCAACCCCGAACATCGAAGGCCGACACTGTGTTCGACCTCGCGGTGTCCGAAGAAACCCCGAAGGAAGCGGCCGCGCGATTGATCGAAGCGGCCACCAACGGAAAGGTCCATGTCGACGCCCTCCGCCGGAAACTCGAACTCCGGCGCCCGTACCGGCACGCGACGGACATCGCCGACGCCGTGACGCTGCTCGGCGACGGCGTCCAATCCGTCCTCGAACACCGGTACGCGCTCGACGTCGAGAGGTCGCACGGACTGCCGGCCGGGAAACGCCAGATGCCGCACGTCGTGGACGGCCGGATTCTGTACGAGGACGTCGACTACAGCCCGACGGGAGTTCCGTTGATCGTCCGGCTCGACGGGCAGCAGTATCACAGCGGCAGGCAGTCCCGCTTCCGTGACCGCCGGCGCGACAATGCCGCGGAACTCGCCGACCGTCCGCGGTTGGTCTACGGGTGGGACGAGACGACCCGCGACCCGTGTGGGGTGTTCGAGGAGGTGCGGCGGGTCCTGGTCCGGGAGGGGTGGCCCGACACGACGCACCGCTGTCCCGCCTGCCCACGTGAGTGA
- a CDS encoding Mur ligase family protein, protein MSTGTGITTRGKVALRAAAAASWASQKAGRGKGSMIGGLIALKIDPTLMEQLGAHRRTAVITGTNGKSTTTRMTAAALSTLGEVATQADGANMDAGIVAALSTRVHAPLAALEVDELHVPHVSDAVNPEALVLLNLSRDQLDRVGEINMIERKLRACVAAHPESVVIANCDDVLVTSVAYDAKNVVWVAAGGGWASDAASCPRTGEPIVWEGSHWRSTGSDFARPTPDWWLDDENLYGPDGLKIPMTLALPGRANRGNAAQAVAAAVAMGAKAEDAVAAAATVQEVAGRYSTVEVGSHSVHMLLAKNPAGWQEALSMIDPTVDGLVIAVNGQVPDGEDLSWLWDVRFEHFEGVKVVAAGERGTDLAVRLTYAGVEHTLDPNPLRAIASCPPGRVEVLANYTAFRDLNTAIAKEARNA, encoded by the coding sequence GTGAGTACTGGAACTGGGATCACCACGCGCGGCAAGGTCGCCCTGCGCGCAGCGGCCGCGGCCTCCTGGGCGTCGCAGAAGGCCGGGCGCGGCAAGGGCTCGATGATCGGCGGCCTGATCGCCCTCAAGATCGACCCGACCCTGATGGAACAGCTCGGCGCCCACCGGCGCACCGCGGTGATCACCGGCACCAACGGCAAGTCCACCACCACCCGGATGACCGCGGCGGCGCTCTCCACGCTCGGTGAGGTCGCGACGCAGGCGGACGGCGCCAACATGGACGCCGGCATCGTCGCGGCGCTCAGCACCCGCGTCCACGCGCCCCTCGCCGCCCTCGAGGTCGACGAACTGCACGTCCCGCACGTCAGCGACGCCGTCAACCCCGAAGCCCTCGTTCTGCTCAACCTCAGCCGCGACCAGCTCGACCGCGTCGGCGAGATCAACATGATCGAACGCAAACTCCGCGCCTGCGTCGCCGCGCACCCGGAGTCCGTCGTCATCGCCAACTGCGACGACGTCCTCGTCACCTCCGTCGCCTACGACGCGAAGAACGTCGTCTGGGTCGCCGCGGGCGGCGGCTGGGCCAGCGACGCCGCCAGCTGTCCGCGCACCGGCGAACCCATCGTCTGGGAGGGCTCGCACTGGCGCAGCACCGGCTCCGACTTCGCGCGCCCGACCCCCGACTGGTGGCTGGACGACGAAAACCTGTACGGGCCCGACGGTCTGAAGATCCCGATGACGCTCGCCCTGCCCGGGCGCGCCAACCGCGGCAACGCCGCGCAGGCCGTCGCGGCGGCCGTCGCGATGGGCGCGAAGGCGGAGGACGCGGTCGCCGCCGCGGCTACCGTGCAGGAGGTCGCGGGCCGCTACAGCACCGTCGAGGTCGGATCGCACTCCGTGCACATGCTGCTCGCCAAGAACCCCGCCGGCTGGCAGGAAGCGCTGTCGATGATCGACCCCACCGTCGACGGACTCGTGATCGCCGTCAACGGGCAGGTCCCCGACGGCGAGGACCTGTCCTGGCTGTGGGACGTGCGGTTCGAGCACTTCGAGGGAGTCAAGGTGGTCGCGGCCGGCGAACGCGGAACCGACCTGGCCGTCCGCCTCACGTACGCCGGAGTCGAGCACACCCTCGACCCGAACCCGTTGCGGGCCATCGCGTCCTGCCCACCCGGACGCGTCGAGGTGCTCGCCAACTACACCGCGTTCCGCGACCTCAACACCGCCATCGCGAAGGAGGCGCGCAATGCCTGA
- a CDS encoding ArsR/SmtB family transcription factor codes for MTVGTYAELASVFAALSDETRWEILTELGRSDQSASSLATRLPVSRQAIAKHLTALQACGLVESVKVGREIRYRALGAELNKTARTLERIGAEWDRRLEAIKEIAESMEE; via the coding sequence ATGACAGTGGGCACGTATGCCGAACTGGCCTCGGTGTTCGCGGCGCTGTCCGACGAGACTCGCTGGGAGATCCTGACCGAACTCGGGCGGTCCGACCAGTCGGCGTCGTCGCTGGCCACCCGGCTTCCGGTGTCGCGGCAGGCCATCGCGAAACATCTGACCGCGCTGCAGGCGTGCGGCCTGGTGGAGTCGGTGAAGGTGGGCCGCGAGATCCGCTACCGCGCGCTGGGCGCCGAACTGAACAAGACGGCACGGACACTGGAACGGATCGGGGCCGAGTGGGACCGTCGTTTGGAAGCCATCAAGGAGATCGCGGAATCGATGGAGGAGTAA
- a CDS encoding LysR family transcriptional regulator produces the protein MDATRLRVLRELADRGTVAATAQALSMTPSAVSQQLKILAREAGVTLLEPAGRRLRLTDAGQALVVRADDVVAALDRAAAEMSAYRGSPRGRVRVALFPSGAALLLPGLLDALAGSGVDLQARDEDLPAAAVPALLADYDVVLTHRDERAPDTSSPRVTAEPLMREPIDLILPPGHPLAGQDAVRPDQLADERWISVRGGFPVDDVLMSVAAATGVQPHVAMRINDFRVIEELVAGGHGVALLARHAVTSRAVVQLPLAGVRAARIYELARRPAADDVPAVATVLQAFRDVAARIGE, from the coding sequence ATGGATGCGACCCGGTTGCGTGTGCTCCGCGAGCTCGCGGACCGCGGGACGGTGGCGGCGACCGCGCAGGCGTTGTCGATGACGCCGTCGGCGGTGTCGCAGCAGCTCAAGATCCTCGCGCGGGAGGCCGGGGTGACGCTGCTCGAACCGGCAGGCCGCCGGTTGCGGCTCACCGATGCCGGTCAGGCCCTCGTCGTCCGCGCCGACGACGTCGTGGCCGCCCTGGACCGCGCGGCGGCGGAGATGAGCGCCTACCGCGGTTCGCCGCGCGGCCGGGTGCGGGTGGCGCTGTTCCCGTCAGGTGCCGCGCTGCTGCTGCCGGGACTGCTGGACGCGCTCGCGGGCAGCGGGGTGGACCTGCAGGCGCGGGACGAGGACCTGCCCGCGGCCGCGGTGCCCGCCCTGCTCGCCGATTACGACGTGGTACTGACCCACCGCGACGAGCGGGCCCCGGACACGTCTTCGCCACGGGTGACGGCCGAGCCGCTGATGCGCGAGCCCATCGACCTCATCCTGCCGCCCGGCCATCCGCTCGCCGGACAGGACGCGGTCCGGCCGGACCAGCTGGCGGACGAGCGGTGGATCAGTGTGCGCGGCGGCTTTCCCGTCGACGACGTGCTGATGTCGGTGGCCGCCGCGACGGGTGTGCAGCCGCACGTGGCGATGCGCATCAACGACTTCCGGGTCATCGAGGAACTCGTCGCCGGCGGTCACGGCGTGGCCCTGCTGGCTCGGCACGCGGTGACCAGCCGCGCGGTGGTGCAGCTTCCCCTCGCCGGGGTCCGTGCGGCCCGCATCTACGAACTGGCGCGCAGACCCGCCGCCGACGACGTTCCCGCCGTCGCCACCGTGCTGCAGGCGTTCCGGGACGTCGCAGCCCGGATCGGGGAGTGA
- a CDS encoding TetR/AcrR family transcriptional regulator: MTSDPGTAAPVKRTAEQSRSLIVDAAGRAFATRPYREITLKDIAEDAGVSAPLIIKYFGSKEQLFDALVDFRSAAEVLFSGPLDGLGERMVSIFARPLEPYKPLSLNILFMSGPSEESSRKLRANYSTQMIDTLAERLPGPGGRLRAELVMSMLTGLAVMRRKMMQEHATGTPDEVVAQYAPLVQELLDG, encoded by the coding sequence GTGACGTCGGATCCGGGCACGGCGGCGCCGGTGAAGCGGACGGCGGAGCAGTCGCGGTCGCTGATCGTCGACGCTGCGGGGCGGGCGTTCGCGACGCGTCCGTACCGGGAGATCACGCTCAAGGACATCGCCGAGGACGCGGGGGTCAGCGCACCGCTGATCATCAAGTACTTCGGGTCGAAGGAGCAGCTGTTCGACGCGCTCGTCGACTTCCGGTCCGCCGCGGAGGTGCTGTTCAGCGGTCCGCTGGACGGCCTCGGTGAGCGGATGGTGTCGATATTCGCGCGGCCGCTCGAACCGTACAAACCGTTGTCGCTGAACATCCTGTTCATGAGCGGGCCGAGCGAGGAGAGCAGCCGGAAGCTGCGGGCCAACTATTCGACGCAGATGATCGACACGCTGGCCGAACGACTGCCCGGGCCCGGTGGCCGGCTGCGTGCGGAACTGGTGATGTCGATGCTGACGGGTCTCGCTGTCATGCGCCGCAAGATGATGCAGGAGCATGCGACGGGCACCCCGGACGAGGTGGTGGCGCAGTACGCCCCGCTGGTGCAGGAGTTGCTCGACGGCTGA
- the recR gene encoding recombination mediator RecR: MYEGPVQDLIDELGKLPGVGPKSAQRIAFHLLSVEPPEIDRLKNALQRVRDGVQFCVVCGTVSDKEHCRICADPRRDRTVICVVEEPKDVQAVERTREFKGRYHVLGGALDPLSGVGPDQLRIRELLARIGNQEDGVDVSEVIIATDPNTEGEATATYLVRMLRDFPGLTVSRLASGLPMGGDLEFADELTLGRALSGRRTL; encoded by the coding sequence GTGTACGAAGGTCCGGTTCAGGATCTGATCGACGAGCTGGGCAAGCTGCCCGGCGTCGGGCCGAAGAGCGCGCAGCGCATCGCGTTCCACCTGCTCAGTGTCGAGCCGCCGGAAATCGACCGGCTCAAGAACGCCCTGCAGCGGGTGCGTGACGGCGTCCAGTTCTGCGTGGTGTGCGGCACGGTGTCCGACAAGGAGCACTGCCGCATCTGCGCCGATCCGCGCCGCGACCGCACGGTGATCTGTGTGGTCGAGGAGCCGAAGGACGTCCAGGCCGTGGAGCGCACCCGCGAGTTCAAGGGCCGCTATCACGTTCTGGGCGGTGCGCTGGATCCGCTGTCCGGGGTGGGCCCCGACCAGCTGCGGATCCGGGAGTTGCTCGCGCGCATCGGTAATCAGGAGGACGGCGTCGACGTCTCCGAGGTGATCATCGCGACCGACCCCAACACGGAGGGGGAGGCCACCGCGACGTATCTGGTGCGGATGCTGCGGGACTTCCCGGGGCTGACGGTCAGCCGGCTCGCGTCGGGTCTGCCGATGGGCGGCGACCTCGAGTTCGCCGACGAGCTCACACTGGGCCGGGCGTTGTCGGGGAGACGCACGCTGTGA
- a CDS encoding MFS transporter, translating to MTISLPRPLSALADHPGAQPASANGSRYLFPILAFAGVFQAVLQTVMVPLLPSMPTFTGASQTSVSWLITTTLLVGAVVTPIFGRLADMFGKKRMLLVAFVFMTIGALICAVTSDIAFLIFARGLQGAGAAVIPVGISILRDELPREKVHGAIAMMSSTLGIGTALGLPFAASVAEYSNWHVLFWVIAGIGLAVTLAAALFIRESEVRSGGRFDGTGAVGLTAALVCLLVPITQGSSWGWGSPAVLGMFGSSVFLFALWGYQQLRNRNPLVDLRVSARRSVLLPHVTALLVGFAFYGNALITTQLLQAPRGDAGYGLTILQAAVCQLPTSLSMIVFAQVGARVSERYGSKVTILSGAICLVIGYVLHTVPHKELWLVIAALGVAAIGTALVYSTLPMLIVRAVPSTQMAAANGVNVLLRTMGTTMCSAVVATVLAASMVGGVASAAGFSIAYGVCAVLAVLVFAVSLALPGHDRAKKSPMEPLVT from the coding sequence TTGACGATCTCGTTGCCGCGCCCGCTCTCGGCGCTCGCGGATCACCCGGGCGCGCAACCCGCGTCGGCCAACGGATCGCGTTACCTCTTCCCGATTCTCGCGTTCGCGGGTGTGTTCCAGGCCGTCCTGCAGACGGTCATGGTGCCCCTCCTGCCCAGCATGCCGACGTTCACCGGCGCGAGTCAGACGTCGGTGTCCTGGCTGATCACCACCACCCTCCTGGTCGGCGCGGTCGTCACCCCGATCTTCGGCAGGCTCGCCGACATGTTCGGCAAGAAGCGGATGCTCCTCGTCGCGTTCGTCTTCATGACGATCGGCGCGTTGATCTGCGCCGTGACGTCCGACATCGCCTTCCTCATCTTCGCGCGGGGACTGCAGGGGGCAGGCGCCGCCGTCATCCCGGTCGGAATCTCGATACTCCGCGACGAACTGCCGCGCGAGAAGGTCCACGGCGCCATCGCCATGATGAGTTCGACCCTCGGCATCGGCACCGCGCTCGGACTGCCCTTCGCGGCATCCGTTGCCGAGTACTCCAACTGGCACGTCCTCTTCTGGGTCATCGCCGGCATCGGGCTCGCGGTCACCCTGGCCGCGGCGCTGTTCATCCGCGAGTCCGAGGTGCGGTCGGGCGGGCGGTTCGACGGGACCGGTGCCGTCGGCCTGACCGCCGCGCTCGTCTGCCTGCTCGTCCCGATCACCCAGGGCAGCTCGTGGGGCTGGGGAAGTCCCGCGGTGCTCGGCATGTTCGGGTCGTCGGTGTTCCTGTTCGCGCTGTGGGGATATCAGCAGCTACGCAACCGGAATCCGCTCGTGGACCTGCGGGTGTCGGCGCGACGGTCGGTGCTGCTGCCCCACGTCACGGCGCTGCTCGTCGGGTTCGCGTTCTACGGAAACGCCCTCATCACCACCCAACTTCTTCAGGCGCCCCGCGGCGACGCCGGCTACGGCCTGACGATCCTGCAGGCCGCGGTGTGCCAGCTCCCGACGAGTCTGTCGATGATCGTGTTCGCGCAGGTCGGGGCCCGGGTGTCAGAGCGCTACGGCTCGAAGGTGACGATTCTGTCGGGCGCGATCTGCCTCGTCATCGGCTACGTGCTGCACACCGTGCCGCACAAGGAGCTGTGGCTGGTGATCGCGGCGCTCGGGGTCGCGGCGATCGGCACCGCACTGGTGTACAGCACGCTGCCGATGCTGATCGTCCGGGCCGTGCCGTCCACGCAGATGGCCGCGGCCAACGGCGTCAACGTGTTGCTGCGGACGATGGGCACGACCATGTGCAGTGCGGTCGTCGCGACGGTTCTGGCCGCGAGCATGGTGGGCGGCGTCGCGTCGGCCGCCGGATTCTCGATCGCCTACGGGGTGTGCGCCGTGCTGGCGGTCCTGGTGTTCGCGGTGTCCCTGGCCCTGCCCGGGCACGATCGGGCGAAGAAAAGTCCGATGGAACCTCTTGTGACGTAG
- a CDS encoding EamA family transporter codes for MTSRDRLLGLTVVVLWGLNFLAIRAGLDHFPPFFFAALRFFVIAIPVILFVPRPQVPLKWLLVYGLGFGVGQFAFLFWAMHVGMPTGLASLVLQSSAPFTVALGAAALRERLRPAQVGGLLVAMAGMTVIGCDRAQHAALLPVALTLLAGLSWALGNIGNRKAASDQPMRLMLWMCVIPPLPMLVLSLGVEGPSAGWDSLTSSLHGTGPLALAGLAYIVILGTVAGSGLWTALLSRYPAGMVAPFSLLVPIVGIGASWLVLHEEPSVLSLIGGAVVIAGAAATQVSARVRPGTLSHSPAPARVGV; via the coding sequence ATGACCTCCCGCGACCGGCTGCTCGGACTCACCGTCGTCGTTCTCTGGGGGCTCAACTTCCTCGCCATCCGCGCCGGCCTCGACCACTTCCCGCCGTTCTTCTTCGCCGCGCTGCGTTTCTTCGTCATCGCGATCCCGGTGATCCTGTTCGTGCCCCGTCCGCAGGTCCCGCTGAAGTGGCTGCTCGTGTACGGCCTCGGGTTCGGCGTCGGCCAGTTCGCGTTCCTGTTCTGGGCCATGCACGTCGGCATGCCGACCGGGCTGGCGTCGCTGGTGCTGCAGTCCTCCGCGCCGTTCACGGTGGCCCTCGGCGCGGCCGCGCTGCGGGAGCGGCTGCGGCCGGCGCAGGTCGGCGGACTGTTGGTCGCGATGGCCGGGATGACCGTCATCGGCTGCGACCGCGCCCAGCACGCCGCGCTGCTGCCGGTGGCCCTGACCCTGCTCGCGGGACTGTCGTGGGCGCTGGGCAACATCGGCAACCGCAAGGCCGCGTCGGACCAGCCGATGCGGCTGATGCTGTGGATGTGCGTCATTCCGCCGCTGCCGATGCTGGTGCTGTCGCTCGGGGTGGAGGGACCGTCGGCCGGCTGGGACTCCCTGACGTCCTCGCTGCACGGCACCGGCCCGCTGGCGCTCGCGGGCCTCGCCTACATCGTGATCCTCGGCACGGTCGCGGGCTCCGGTCTGTGGACGGCGCTGCTCAGCCGCTACCCCGCCGGGATGGTCGCGCCGTTCTCCCTCCTGGTCCCGATCGTCGGGATCGGGGCGTCCTGGCTGGTGCTGCACGAGGAGCCGAGCGTCCTGTCGCTGATCGGCGGGGCTGTCGTCATCGCCGGTGCCGCCGCCACCCAGGTGAGCGCCAGAGTGCGTCCGGGCACACTTTCGCACTCACCTGCCCCCGCGCGAGTCGGCGTCTGA
- a CDS encoding SHOCT domain-containing protein, translated as MDSFWDFLWVIIVTFGFVAYLILLFSIITDLFRDHKTSGWVKAIWIVFLFFVPLLTALVYLITRSKSMAERSMAAAQEAKQAQDSYIRSVAGKSSAEQIADAKALLDAGTITQAEYDTLKAKALSS; from the coding sequence ATGGACTCTTTCTGGGACTTTCTCTGGGTGATCATCGTCACCTTCGGCTTCGTGGCCTACCTGATCCTGTTGTTCTCCATCATCACCGACCTGTTCCGCGACCATAAGACGTCGGGCTGGGTGAAGGCGATCTGGATCGTCTTCCTGTTCTTCGTCCCGCTGCTGACCGCACTCGTGTACCTCATCACCCGCAGCAAGAGCATGGCCGAACGGTCGATGGCGGCCGCGCAGGAGGCGAAGCAGGCGCAGGACAGCTACATCCGTTCCGTCGCGGGCAAGTCCTCGGCCGAGCAGATCGCGGACGCGAAGGCCCTCCTCGACGCCGGCACCATCACCCAGGCGGAATACGACACGCTGAAGGCGAAGGCGCTGAGCAGCTGA
- a CDS encoding YbaB/EbfC family nucleoid-associated protein produces MQPGGQPDMSQLLAQAQQMQQQLMAAQQEMAEAEVTGQAGGGLVTATVKGTGEVVGLKIDPKVVDPDDVETLQDLVIGAIEDASSKAQEIAAQKLGPLAGGFGGGGLPGLPGF; encoded by the coding sequence GTGCAACCAGGTGGACAACCCGACATGTCGCAGCTCCTCGCGCAGGCGCAGCAGATGCAGCAGCAGCTGATGGCCGCGCAGCAGGAGATGGCCGAGGCCGAGGTCACCGGGCAGGCCGGTGGCGGACTCGTGACCGCGACGGTCAAGGGGACAGGTGAAGTGGTCGGTCTGAAGATCGATCCGAAGGTCGTCGATCCCGACGACGTGGAAACTCTGCAGGACCTCGTGATCGGTGCGATCGAGGACGCGTCGAGCAAGGCGCAGGAGATCGCGGCGCAGAAGCTCGGTCCGCTCGCGGGTGGATTCGGTGGGGGAGGCCTGCCTGGCCTCCCCGGTTTCTAG
- a CDS encoding SRPBCC family protein yields the protein MDASSSITRTVVVNAPRSAVWAAITAPDKISQWFGQRTSLDLSVGGEAAFTWDEHGTARAVVTEVDEPNAFGFRWAADIDADPVVGNSTLVRFTLSEHAAGTELTVVETGFDTLDRDVADQKQAREANVQGWHAELDELVAYLHGVKA from the coding sequence ATGGACGCATCGAGCAGCATTACCAGGACCGTTGTCGTGAACGCCCCGAGATCGGCAGTGTGGGCGGCGATCACGGCTCCCGACAAGATCAGCCAGTGGTTCGGGCAACGCACGTCGCTCGACCTCAGCGTCGGCGGTGAGGCCGCGTTCACGTGGGACGAGCACGGCACGGCCCGCGCCGTCGTCACGGAGGTCGACGAACCGAACGCGTTCGGTTTCCGCTGGGCCGCCGACATCGACGCCGACCCGGTGGTCGGCAACTCGACCCTGGTGCGGTTCACGCTGTCCGAGCACGCTGCCGGCACCGAACTGACCGTCGTCGAGACGGGATTCGACACCCTCGACCGCGACGTTGCCGACCAGAAGCAGGCCCGCGAGGCCAACGTCCAGGGCTGGCACGCCGAACTCGACGAACTGGTCGCGTACCTGCACGGCGTGAAGGCATGA